From a single Arachis hypogaea cultivar Tifrunner chromosome 3, arahy.Tifrunner.gnm2.J5K5, whole genome shotgun sequence genomic region:
- the LOC112776871 gene encoding uncharacterized protein: MNYSIRRSAEYRVIESDWLKYHVQCRQAENECQWSLRVALRQNLGYWEVRRVGGVQSHLTLTMSQDHRQLDNTLICRVILPLIQSNPSVSIPVLQSAVQASYHFKPSYRKVWMAKQKEIAQIYGDWEESYNKVLKLLQALQSCFLVPFVTYASNCSTIDTSWYMTAVCLTRYGGVLLIAVAQDGNSNILPIAFTIVESEDTESWSFFLTNLRHHVTPQNGLLVISDRSQAIKAALSSDDSGLHPQEPTMLTA, translated from the exons ATGAACTACAGTATTCGGAGGAGTGCAGAGTATCGGGTGATCGAATCGGACTggttaaagtaccatgtgcagtgCCGTCAAGCTGAGAATGAGTGTCAATGGAGCCTCCGTGTGGCCCTTCGGCAGAACCTCGGATACTG GGAGGTTCGGAGGGTGGGTGGAGTGCAAAGTCATTTAACACTCACCATGTCTCAAGACCATCGTCAGTTAGACAACACTCTGATCTGTAGGGTCATCTTGCCGTTGATTCAGTCCAACCCCTCTGTAAGCATTCCGGTGTTGCAAAGTGCGGTCCAAgcaagctatcacttcaaaccaTCGTATAGAAAGGTATGGATGGCCAAGCAAAAGGAAATTGCACAAATCTATGGAGATTGGGAAGAGTCATACAATAAGGTTCTGAAGTTGCTTCAGGCACTGCAGAGTTGTTTTCTAGTACCATTTGTGACCTATGCGTCAAACTGTTCTACGATAGACACCTCCTGGTATATGACTGCAGTATGTTTGACAAG GTATGGTGGTGTGTTACTTATTGCGGTGGCGCAAGATGGGAATAGCAACATTCTGCCTATTGCTTTTACCATTGTGGAGTCAGAGGACACCGAGTCATGGTCGTTCTTCCTAACTAATCTGAGACACCACGTCACCCCACAAAACGGCTTGTTGGTTATCTCCGACAGATCTCAGGCTATCAAGGCCGCGCTTAGCTCCGATGACAGTGGTTTGCATCCCCAAGAGCCTACCATGCTTACTGCATAA